One stretch of Janibacter limosus DNA includes these proteins:
- a CDS encoding FadR/GntR family transcriptional regulator, with the protein MTDAAVPARAASGLKAYEVVLEWVDARILDGRLAVGDTLPAERELAKMLAVGRSAVREAVRTLEAQGVVSSSVGAGAAGGTMITAVPSGALGRLLRLHVALANFPLPDVLEVRVALETLSVRLAAAHATPEHLAEMGRLLAQMEDPQVDRETFNDCDTDFHVLLARAAGNHLARDFTAAIRESMRLPILDAFRTVGTWDEVADKLRADHRNILEAVTAGDGDRAAAVTEEHIRSAWRLITAD; encoded by the coding sequence GTGACCGACGCTGCCGTCCCTGCCCGGGCCGCCTCGGGCCTGAAGGCCTACGAGGTCGTGCTCGAGTGGGTCGACGCGAGGATCCTCGACGGGCGGCTCGCGGTCGGCGACACCCTGCCGGCCGAGCGTGAGCTGGCCAAGATGCTCGCGGTCGGTCGGTCAGCAGTGCGCGAGGCGGTCCGCACGCTCGAGGCCCAGGGGGTCGTGAGCTCGTCGGTCGGCGCCGGCGCGGCCGGCGGCACGATGATCACGGCCGTCCCCAGCGGCGCCCTCGGGCGCCTGCTGCGGCTGCACGTGGCCCTGGCCAACTTCCCGCTGCCGGATGTCCTCGAGGTGCGCGTCGCGCTCGAGACCCTGAGCGTGCGTCTCGCCGCCGCCCACGCGACGCCCGAGCACCTGGCCGAGATGGGGCGTCTGCTCGCGCAGATGGAGGACCCGCAGGTGGACCGGGAGACCTTCAACGACTGCGACACCGACTTCCACGTGCTGCTGGCCCGCGCCGCCGGCAACCACCTGGCGCGCGACTTCACGGCCGCGATCCGCGAGTCGATGCGGCTGCCGATCCTCGACGCCTTCCGCACCGTCGGGACCTGGGACGAGGTCGCGGACAAGCTGCGCGCCGACCACCGCAACATCCTCGAGGCGGTCACCGCAGGCGATGGCGACCGGGCGGCTGCCGTGACGGAGGAGCACATCCGCTCCGCCTGGCGGCTCATCACCGCCGACTGA
- a CDS encoding L-lactate permease, giving the protein MTTLAALPTAFQPEISPVADSLAISALVALLPLVTIFVTLGVLKWKAHWAGLSAVAVAILVAVIFFKMPITLAGLAATEGAVFGLFPIMWIVFTAIVLYQVTVRSGHFEDLRATFRLISDDPRIQAIIIAFCFGALLEALAGFGAPVAITGVMLMAVGFAPLRAATVVLLANTAPVAFGAIAIPIITAGNLTGIPYQEIGAYVGHQAPVIAVFVPLLLVFMVDGRRGVRQTWPAAVVIGITFAVTQWVSATWISVEMTDIIASLVSLAVAVAFLRVWQPSGGDAATESLQVERQAQLASVGAGAGGSGSGSSSTSQYEITPEELDAQARALTPKSIAWAMFPYVLVVAVFSLAKLIPAVDTWLTGTNVKIPWPGLSGEVLTHDGVVNGSTTYGFSWLSSPGTMLLVCAVIVALAYGIGFSGLIAEMKAVAIQMRWAFVTVASVLALAYVMNLSGQTITIGAWIAGTGTAFAFFSPLLGWIGTAVTGSDTSANALFATLQQSAAERAGIDPTLLVAANTAGGVVGKMISPQNLTIAATAVGLVGQESAILRKVLPWSVGLIILMCLLVGLQSTVLSWMLP; this is encoded by the coding sequence ATGACGACGCTCGCCGCACTACCCACCGCGTTCCAACCCGAGATCTCACCCGTGGCCGACAGCCTCGCGATCTCCGCCCTCGTGGCCCTGCTCCCCCTCGTGACGATCTTCGTCACGCTCGGCGTCCTGAAGTGGAAGGCCCACTGGGCCGGTCTCTCAGCAGTCGCCGTCGCCATCCTCGTGGCCGTCATCTTCTTCAAGATGCCGATCACCCTCGCGGGACTCGCCGCGACCGAGGGAGCAGTATTCGGCCTCTTCCCCATCATGTGGATCGTCTTCACGGCGATCGTCCTCTACCAGGTCACGGTGCGCTCGGGGCACTTCGAGGACCTGCGTGCGACCTTCCGGCTGATCTCTGACGACCCGCGCATCCAGGCGATCATCATCGCCTTCTGCTTCGGTGCCCTCCTCGAGGCCCTCGCCGGCTTCGGAGCCCCGGTGGCCATCACCGGCGTCATGCTCATGGCCGTCGGCTTCGCCCCCCTTCGCGCCGCCACGGTCGTGCTGCTCGCCAACACCGCCCCGGTCGCCTTCGGCGCCATCGCCATCCCGATCATCACCGCCGGCAACCTCACCGGGATCCCCTACCAGGAGATCGGCGCCTACGTCGGCCACCAGGCCCCCGTCATCGCCGTCTTCGTCCCGCTGCTCCTCGTCTTCATGGTCGACGGGCGAAGGGGGGTCCGCCAGACCTGGCCGGCCGCCGTCGTCATCGGCATCACCTTCGCCGTCACCCAGTGGGTCTCCGCGACGTGGATCTCGGTCGAGATGACCGACATCATCGCCTCGCTCGTCTCGCTCGCCGTCGCCGTCGCCTTCCTCCGCGTCTGGCAGCCGTCCGGTGGCGACGCCGCCACCGAGTCGCTGCAGGTCGAGCGCCAGGCGCAGCTCGCCTCCGTCGGCGCAGGTGCGGGCGGATCCGGCTCGGGCAGCAGCTCCACGAGCCAGTACGAGATCACCCCCGAGGAGCTCGACGCCCAGGCCAGGGCCCTCACGCCGAAGTCGATCGCCTGGGCGATGTTCCCCTACGTCCTCGTCGTCGCCGTCTTCTCCCTGGCCAAGCTGATCCCCGCGGTCGACACCTGGCTGACCGGCACCAACGTCAAGATCCCGTGGCCCGGGCTCTCCGGTGAGGTGCTCACCCACGACGGCGTGGTCAACGGGTCCACGACCTACGGCTTCTCGTGGCTCTCCTCGCCCGGCACGATGCTCCTGGTCTGCGCCGTCATCGTCGCCCTCGCCTACGGCATCGGGTTCTCCGGCCTCATCGCCGAGATGAAGGCCGTCGCCATCCAGATGCGGTGGGCCTTCGTCACCGTCGCCTCCGTGCTCGCCCTGGCCTATGTCATGAACCTGTCCGGCCAGACGATCACCATCGGCGCCTGGATCGCCGGCACCGGCACCGCCTTCGCCTTCTTCAGCCCGCTGCTCGGCTGGATCGGCACGGCGGTCACCGGCTCGGACACCAGCGCCAACGCCCTCTTCGCCACCCTCCAGCAGAGTGCCGCCGAGCGCGCAGGCATCGACCCGACCCTGCTCGTCGCCGCCAACACCGCGGGCGGCGTCGTGGGCAAGATGATCAGCCCGCAGAACCTGACGATCGCCGCGACCGCCGTCGGGCTCGTCGGCCAGGAGTCGGCGATCCTGCGCAAGGTGCTCCCGTGGAGCGTGGGCCTGATCATCCTCATGTGCCTGCTCGTCGGCCTCCAGTCGACCGTCCTGTCCTGGATGCTCCCGTGA
- a CDS encoding (Fe-S)-binding protein, with translation MTASTARTDLRVALFATCFNDTMWPDTPKATVRLLDRLGCRVEFPMEQACCGQVLTNTGYGRDAVPMVQRFADVFEGYDAVVAPSGSCVGSVREQHATIARQAGEDRLLERVERVTPKVYELSEFLVDVLGVTDVGAYFPHRVTYHPTCHSLRMLRVGDKPLQLLRAVRGIELVDLPGDTECCGFGGTFAMKNADVSVAMGADKCRNVCSTGAEVVVASDNSCLAQIGGMLDRQRSGIRQMHLAEILASTEEDPS, from the coding sequence GTGACGGCGTCGACCGCTCGCACCGATCTGCGCGTCGCCCTCTTCGCCACCTGCTTCAACGACACGATGTGGCCCGACACCCCCAAGGCGACGGTCCGGCTGCTCGACCGGCTCGGGTGCCGGGTCGAGTTCCCCATGGAGCAGGCCTGCTGCGGGCAGGTGCTCACCAACACCGGGTACGGCCGTGACGCCGTGCCGATGGTGCAGCGCTTCGCCGATGTCTTCGAGGGGTACGACGCGGTCGTCGCCCCATCGGGCTCGTGCGTCGGCTCGGTGCGCGAGCAGCACGCGACGATCGCCCGGCAGGCCGGCGAGGACCGGCTGCTCGAGCGGGTGGAGCGGGTGACCCCCAAGGTCTACGAGCTGTCGGAGTTCCTCGTCGACGTGCTCGGCGTGACCGACGTGGGCGCCTACTTCCCCCACCGGGTGACCTACCACCCGACCTGCCACTCCCTTCGCATGCTGCGGGTCGGCGACAAGCCGCTGCAGCTGCTGCGTGCCGTCCGCGGGATCGAGCTGGTCGACCTGCCCGGCGACACGGAGTGCTGCGGCTTCGGCGGCACCTTCGCGATGAAGAACGCGGACGTCTCCGTGGCGATGGGCGCCGACAAGTGCCGCAACGTCTGCTCCACCGGCGCCGAGGTGGTCGTCGCCAGCGACAACTCGTGCCTCGCCCAGATCGGCGGGATGCTCGACCGGCAGCGGTCGGGGATCCGGCAGATGCACCTGGCAGAGATCCTGGCATCGACGGAGGAGGACCCCTCATGA
- a CDS encoding LutB/LldF family L-lactate oxidation iron-sulfur protein produces MSTHTHGGPVQETSATFIGMPAFPEAAREALANTQQRKNLRHATHTIREKRAAVVAELPAWEALRVAGADAKDEALTHLADYLEQLEGALTANGATVHWARDAVEANRIALEIVRAKEVEEVVKVKSMVTQEIELNEALEEAGIHAWETDLAELIVQLGHDRPSHILVPAIHRNRSEIREIFMREMAKVGRPAPEDLTDDPARLAEAARLHLREKFLRAKVGVSGANFAIADTGTLVVVESEGNGRMCLTLPETLISVVGIEKVLPTWDDLAPMMQLLPRSSTGERMNPYTTMWTGAHDGDGPQDVHVILLDNGRSHVLADTVGREALRCIRCSACLNVCPVYERAGGHAYGSVYPGPIGAVLNPQLRGTTSEVDKSLPYASSLCGACFDACPVRINIPELLVELRGRVTAEGGHPAESAAMKAAAWVLSDPKRLAGAQKAAGLAGRVIGDRTIRTVPGLGAWTSARDVPTPPTESFRQWWARERGDDR; encoded by the coding sequence ATGAGCACGCACACGCACGGTGGCCCGGTCCAGGAGACCTCGGCGACCTTCATCGGGATGCCGGCCTTCCCCGAGGCGGCCCGCGAGGCACTGGCCAACACCCAGCAGCGCAAGAACCTGCGCCACGCGACGCACACGATCCGTGAGAAGCGCGCCGCGGTCGTCGCCGAGCTGCCGGCGTGGGAGGCCCTGCGCGTCGCCGGCGCCGACGCCAAGGACGAGGCGCTGACCCACCTCGCCGACTACCTCGAGCAGCTCGAGGGGGCACTGACCGCCAACGGCGCGACCGTCCACTGGGCCCGCGACGCGGTCGAGGCCAACCGGATCGCGCTGGAGATCGTGCGCGCCAAGGAGGTCGAGGAGGTCGTCAAGGTCAAGTCGATGGTGACCCAGGAGATCGAGCTCAACGAGGCGCTCGAGGAGGCCGGGATCCACGCGTGGGAGACCGACCTCGCCGAGCTGATCGTGCAGCTCGGTCACGACCGGCCGAGCCACATCCTCGTCCCGGCGATCCACCGCAACCGCAGCGAGATCCGCGAGATCTTCATGCGCGAGATGGCCAAGGTCGGGCGCCCCGCGCCCGAGGACCTCACCGACGACCCGGCCCGCCTGGCCGAGGCCGCGCGGCTGCACCTGCGGGAGAAGTTCCTGCGGGCCAAGGTCGGTGTCTCGGGGGCCAACTTCGCCATCGCGGACACCGGCACGCTCGTCGTCGTCGAGTCCGAGGGCAACGGCCGGATGTGCCTGACCCTGCCCGAGACCCTGATCTCGGTCGTGGGGATCGAGAAGGTGCTGCCGACCTGGGACGACCTCGCCCCGATGATGCAGCTGCTCCCCCGGTCCAGCACCGGTGAGCGGATGAACCCATACACGACGATGTGGACCGGCGCGCACGACGGTGACGGGCCCCAGGACGTGCACGTCATCCTGCTCGACAACGGCCGCAGCCACGTCCTCGCCGACACCGTCGGCCGTGAGGCCCTGCGCTGCATCCGCTGCTCGGCGTGCCTCAACGTCTGCCCGGTCTACGAGCGGGCCGGCGGGCACGCCTACGGCTCGGTCTACCCGGGCCCGATCGGTGCCGTGCTCAACCCGCAGCTGCGCGGCACGACGAGCGAGGTCGACAAGTCGCTGCCCTATGCCTCGAGCCTGTGCGGGGCGTGCTTCGACGCCTGCCCGGTGCGGATCAACATCCCCGAGCTGCTCGTCGAGCTGCGGGGACGCGTGACCGCCGAGGGCGGCCACCCGGCGGAGTCCGCCGCGATGAAGGCCGCCGCGTGGGTGCTGTCCGACCCCAAGCGGCTCGCCGGCGCGCAGAAGGCCGCCGGTCTCGCCGGGCGGGTCATCGGCGACCGGACGATCCGCACGGTCCCGGGCCTGGGCGCCTGGACCAGTGCCCGCGACGTGCCGACACCACCCACCGAGTCCTTCCGCCAGTGGTGGGCTCGCGAGCGAGGGGATGACCGATGA
- a CDS encoding LutC/YkgG family protein, producing the protein MSARDEILDRVRGATADVTTSPGSADREPLVDGGAVDADGLTQFVEMVADYRAEVVRVPATGLTAAIATALRDHGCTSAVLPEGLDPAWVDAVAQVAEVRRESEARTHADLDATEAVVTAAALGIAVTGTIVLDHREDQGRRALTLIPDTHVCVVRADQVVRDVPDAVSRLRPASGDARPLTWISGPSATSDIELQRVEGVHGPRTLVMLLVEG; encoded by the coding sequence ATGAGTGCACGCGACGAGATCCTGGACCGGGTCCGCGGGGCGACCGCTGACGTCACCACGTCACCGGGGTCGGCCGACCGTGAGCCGCTGGTCGACGGCGGCGCCGTCGACGCCGACGGGCTGACGCAGTTCGTCGAGATGGTCGCGGACTACCGCGCCGAGGTCGTGCGGGTGCCCGCGACCGGCCTCACCGCGGCGATCGCCACGGCCCTGCGCGACCACGGCTGCACCAGCGCCGTCCTCCCCGAGGGGCTCGACCCCGCGTGGGTCGATGCCGTCGCGCAGGTCGCCGAGGTGCGGCGGGAGAGCGAGGCCCGCACCCACGCCGACCTCGACGCCACCGAAGCCGTGGTCACCGCCGCCGCCCTGGGCATCGCGGTCACCGGCACGATCGTGCTCGACCACCGGGAGGACCAGGGCCGACGGGCGCTCACCCTGATCCCCGACACCCACGTGTGCGTCGTGCGCGCCGATCAGGTCGTGCGCGACGTGCCTGACGCAGTCTCGCGGCTGCGTCCGGCGAGCGGCGACGCCCGGCCGCTGACCTGGATCAGCGGACCGAGCGCCACGAGCGACATCGAGCTGCAGCGGGTCGAGGGCGTCCACGGACCCCGCACGCTCGTCATGCTCCTCGTCGAGGGCTGA
- a CDS encoding response regulator yields MTDPTQTESPTKVVLAEDSVLLRDGIVRLLTSAGFDVAAACPDGESFIAAVDEHRPDLVVVDVRMPPTFTSEGIVAALAVRERHPDIAVMVLSQYVEEQYATELVAARSKGVGYLLKDRVADTSDFIAALRDVASGGTVLDPEVVTQLLTRARNVDPLAALTPRERDVLGLMAQGRTNSAIGKELYVSDGAVEKHVTSIFTKLDLPPADGDHRRVLAVLRWLDQED; encoded by the coding sequence ATGACCGACCCGACCCAGACCGAGAGCCCCACCAAGGTGGTGCTGGCCGAGGACTCCGTGCTGCTGCGCGACGGGATCGTGCGCCTCCTGACGTCCGCCGGCTTCGACGTCGCGGCTGCCTGCCCCGACGGCGAGAGCTTCATCGCCGCGGTCGACGAGCACCGGCCCGACCTCGTCGTGGTCGACGTGCGGATGCCCCCGACCTTCACCTCCGAAGGCATCGTCGCGGCGCTCGCCGTCCGCGAGCGACACCCCGACATCGCCGTGATGGTCCTCTCCCAGTACGTCGAGGAGCAGTACGCGACCGAGCTCGTCGCGGCCAGGTCGAAGGGGGTGGGTTACCTCCTCAAGGACCGCGTCGCCGACACGAGCGACTTCATCGCCGCACTGCGTGACGTGGCCTCCGGCGGGACCGTCCTCGACCCCGAGGTCGTCACCCAGCTGCTCACCCGGGCGCGCAACGTCGACCCGCTCGCCGCCCTCACGCCACGCGAGCGCGATGTCCTCGGCCTGATGGCCCAGGGGCGCACCAACTCCGCGATCGGCAAGGAGCTCTACGTCTCCGACGGGGCCGTGGAGAAGCACGTGACCTCGATCTTCACCAAGCTCGACCTGCCTCCGGCCGACGGCGACCACCGACGTGTGCTCGCCGTGCTCCGCTGGCTCGACCAGGAGGACTGA
- a CDS encoding sensor histidine kinase, with protein sequence MTTQTLSPPLERTSLPRRWLAGWGSVLLLATSTLTAFAALLLLTLMLVALALVSAGGVGLVLLVPLLWLCGVIGHAERHRVVALTGRRVDPPPRRVQPLWRRLLLDQHSWRSTAYLALHAMWGSVIGWLTLAVLAQALLVLGVPLLGSRLPDDGISIFGILRVDGTLELASAWTVALVTLLLMPVVASLLTSVDVMLARWLLGRDERKVVAHLTARVDTLTDSRREAVDSVEAERRRIERDLHDGPQQRMVSIAMTLGMAKEAISHDPEGAAQLVDEAHRSAKEAIVEMRHVARGIVPPILADRGLEAALPALAARSAVPVSVEVRDVGRLDPTTEAIAYFVVSEALTNVAKHSGAQHAEVVVTTDAERLTAVVTDDGGGGADPTLGTGLTGLRQRVTAVDGTLEVTSPDGGPTALTATLPLRTGRSL encoded by the coding sequence GTGACCACCCAGACCCTCTCACCGCCCTTGGAGCGGACCAGCCTGCCGCGACGTTGGCTCGCCGGTTGGGGCAGCGTGCTGCTCCTCGCGACGAGCACGCTCACCGCCTTCGCCGCGCTGCTGCTCCTCACCCTCATGCTCGTCGCGCTGGCGCTCGTCAGCGCCGGCGGCGTCGGCCTCGTCCTGCTCGTGCCGCTGCTGTGGCTGTGCGGCGTCATCGGCCACGCCGAGCGGCACCGCGTGGTCGCGCTGACCGGCCGCCGGGTGGACCCGCCGCCTCGTCGCGTCCAACCGCTGTGGCGGCGCCTCCTGCTCGACCAGCACTCCTGGCGCAGCACGGCCTATCTCGCGCTGCACGCCATGTGGGGGAGCGTCATCGGCTGGCTGACCCTGGCCGTGCTCGCCCAGGCACTGCTCGTCCTCGGTGTCCCGCTGCTCGGCAGCCGGCTGCCCGACGACGGCATCTCGATCTTCGGCATCCTGCGCGTCGACGGCACGCTGGAGCTGGCGTCCGCCTGGACCGTCGCCCTCGTGACGCTGCTGCTCATGCCGGTCGTGGCGAGCCTGCTCACCTCGGTGGACGTCATGCTGGCCCGCTGGCTGCTCGGCCGGGACGAGCGCAAGGTCGTCGCGCACCTCACCGCCCGCGTCGACACCCTCACCGACTCCCGCCGCGAGGCCGTCGACTCGGTCGAGGCGGAGCGCCGCCGCATCGAGCGCGACCTGCACGACGGTCCGCAGCAGCGCATGGTGTCCATCGCGATGACGCTCGGTATGGCCAAGGAGGCCATCAGCCACGACCCCGAGGGCGCGGCCCAGCTCGTCGACGAGGCCCACCGCTCGGCCAAGGAGGCGATCGTCGAGATGCGCCACGTCGCCCGCGGCATCGTCCCGCCGATCCTCGCCGACCGTGGTCTCGAGGCGGCGCTGCCCGCCCTGGCCGCTCGCTCGGCGGTGCCCGTCTCCGTCGAGGTCCGTGACGTCGGCCGACTCGACCCGACGACCGAGGCGATTGCTTACTTCGTCGTCAGCGAGGCCCTGACCAATGTCGCCAAGCACTCCGGCGCCCAGCACGCCGAGGTCGTCGTCACGACCGACGCCGAGCGGCTCACCGCCGTCGTCACGGACGACGGCGGCGGAGGTGCCGACCCCACGCTCGGGACCGGCCTGACCGGACTGCGCCAGCGGGTCACCGCCGTCGACGGCACGCTCGAGGTGACCTCCCCTGACGGGGGACCGACGGCGCTGACCGCGACCCTCCCCCTTCGCACCGGACGGAGCCTGTGA
- a CDS encoding fructosamine kinase family protein — protein sequence MKPPRTYRKDTSAAPRGYSSWEAAGLLWLAEAQAAGGATIAELQDVDLDHIDLLQYDPAPSTNVQADELGIALAATHAAGAPAFGAPPERWSSHGFIGPAESPIPMPLEGSETWGAFFAEQRIRHMLRVGQSKGLWADDGDAFERVATRLESGEFDDGRPPARIHGDLWAGNILWTRQGAVLIDPAAHGGHAETDLAMLLLFTAPHIARIIAAYDEAAPLSDGWQERVGLHQLFPVMVHAVIFGGGYVMQSVEMARKYA from the coding sequence GTGAAGCCGCCCCGCACGTATCGCAAGGACACCTCCGCAGCCCCTCGTGGCTACTCGTCGTGGGAGGCCGCGGGCCTGCTCTGGCTCGCCGAGGCCCAGGCCGCGGGTGGCGCCACCATCGCCGAGCTGCAGGACGTCGACCTCGACCACATCGACCTGCTGCAGTACGACCCGGCGCCGTCGACCAATGTGCAGGCGGACGAGCTCGGCATCGCGCTCGCCGCGACCCACGCGGCCGGTGCGCCGGCCTTCGGTGCGCCGCCGGAACGCTGGTCCAGCCACGGGTTCATCGGTCCTGCGGAGTCCCCGATCCCGATGCCGCTCGAGGGCAGCGAGACGTGGGGCGCCTTCTTCGCCGAGCAGCGCATCCGGCACATGCTGCGCGTCGGGCAGTCCAAGGGGCTGTGGGCCGACGACGGCGACGCCTTCGAGCGGGTCGCCACCCGCTTGGAGTCCGGCGAGTTCGACGACGGCCGACCACCCGCCCGCATCCACGGAGACCTGTGGGCGGGCAACATCCTGTGGACCCGCCAGGGCGCCGTGCTCATCGACCCGGCCGCCCACGGCGGCCACGCCGAGACCGACCTCGCGATGCTGCTCCTCTTCACCGCGCCGCACATCGCCCGCATCATCGCGGCCTACGACGAGGCGGCCCCGCTCTCGGACGGCTGGCAGGAGCGGGTCGGCCTGCACCAGCTCTTCCCCGTCATGGTCCACGCGGTGATCTTCGGCGGCGGCTATGTCATGCAGTCCGTGGAGATGGCCCGCAAGTACGCCTGA